One stretch of Roseibium sp. HPY-6 DNA includes these proteins:
- the rplV gene encoding 50S ribosomal protein L22: protein MGKPKRERTLADNEARAMTRMIRVSPRKLNLVAAAIRGKKVGSAIADLTFSRKRIAQDVKKTLMSAVANAENNHDLDIDNLVVAEAHVGKAFVIKRFQARARGRVGRIEKPFSNLTIVVREVEETA from the coding sequence ATGGGCAAGCCGAAGCGTGAGCGGACGCTCGCTGACAATGAGGCGCGGGCAATGACCCGTATGATACGCGTTTCCCCGCGTAAGCTGAACCTCGTTGCGGCTGCAATCCGCGGCAAAAAAGTCGGTTCCGCCATCGCGGACCTGACATTCTCCCGCAAGCGTATTGCACAGGATGTCAAGAAAACGCTGATGTCCGCCGTTGCAAATGCGGAAAACAATCATGACCTGGACATCGACAACCTGGTGGTTGCCGAAGCCCATGTTGGCAAGGCTTTTGTCATCAAGCGGTTCCAGGCCCGTGCACGCGGCCGCGTCGGACGGATCGAGAAGCCTTTCTCGAACCTGACCATCGTCGTGCGCGAAGTTGAGGAGACTGCCTGA
- the rpsS gene encoding 30S ribosomal protein S19, whose product MARSIWKGPFVDGYLLKKADKVRESGRNEVIKTWSRRSTILPQFVGLTFGVYNGQKHVPVLVSEEMIGHKFGEFSPSRTYYGHGADKKAKRK is encoded by the coding sequence GTGGCACGTTCGATCTGGAAAGGTCCGTTTGTCGACGGGTATCTGCTGAAGAAAGCGGACAAGGTCCGTGAGTCCGGCCGGAACGAGGTCATCAAGACCTGGAGCCGCCGCTCAACGATCCTGCCGCAGTTCGTCGGTTTGACTTTCGGCGTCTATAACGGTCAAAAGCACGTTCCGGTGCTGGTGTCTGAAGAAATGATCGGTCACAAGTTCGGTGAATTTTCGCCGAGCCGGACTTATTACGGACACGGCGCCGACAAGAAGGCGAAGAGGAAGTAA
- the rplB gene encoding 50S ribosomal protein L2, producing MALKTFNPTSPGRRQLVQVDRSGLYKGKPVKTLTEGLSKKGGRNNTGRLTSPNRGGGHKRSYRLVDFKRRKWDVPATVERLEYDPNRTAFIALIRYEDGELSYILAPQRLAVGDTVVAGNNVDVKPGNAAPLASIPVGTIVHNIELKPGKGAQIARSAGAFVQIVGRDQGYTTLRLMSGEQRRVLGTCMASIGAVSNPDHANINLGKAGRSRWLGIRPHTRGVAMNPIDHPHGGGEGRTSGGRHPVTPWGKPTKGKRTRRNKQTDKYIVRSRHARKK from the coding sequence ATGGCACTTAAGACATTCAATCCGACGTCCCCAGGTCGCCGTCAGCTCGTTCAGGTTGACCGCTCCGGCCTGTACAAGGGCAAGCCGGTCAAGACGCTGACCGAAGGCCTGTCCAAGAAGGGTGGCCGCAACAACACGGGCCGTCTGACGTCTCCGAACCGCGGCGGTGGTCACAAGCGGTCCTACCGTCTTGTCGACTTCAAGCGTCGCAAGTGGGATGTACCGGCGACGGTCGAACGCCTTGAATACGATCCGAACCGGACCGCATTCATCGCTCTGATCCGTTACGAAGACGGCGAGCTGAGCTACATCCTGGCGCCACAGCGCCTGGCTGTTGGCGACACCGTTGTCGCCGGAAACAACGTTGACGTGAAGCCGGGTAATGCAGCGCCGCTGGCAAGCATTCCGGTCGGAACGATTGTGCACAACATCGAGCTGAAGCCGGGCAAAGGCGCCCAGATCGCTCGCTCTGCCGGTGCCTTCGTTCAGATCGTCGGCCGCGACCAGGGTTACACGACGCTTCGCCTGATGTCTGGCGAGCAGCGCCGTGTGCTTGGAACCTGCATGGCTTCCATTGGTGCTGTGTCCAACCCGGACCACGCCAACATCAATCTCGGCAAAGCAGGCCGTTCCCGCTGGCTTGGCATTCGTCCGCATACACGCGGTGTTGCCATGAACCCGATCGACCACCCGCATGGTGGTGGTGAAGGCCGGACCTCCGGCGGTCGTCATCCGGTTACTCCTTGGGGTAAACCGACCAAAGGTAAGCGCACGCGGCGCAACAAGCAGACCGATAAGTATATCGTCCGCAGCCGCCACGCGCGTAAGAAGTAA
- a CDS encoding 50S ribosomal protein L23 codes for MSKLPHYDKIVGPVITEKSTMASEENKVVFKVANDATKPEIKAAVEALFGVKVTAVNTLVRKGKVKRFRGRLGRQSDFKKAVVTLQEGHAIDVTTGL; via the coding sequence ATGAGCAAACTTCCTCACTACGACAAAATCGTCGGCCCGGTGATCACCGAAAAGTCGACGATGGCTTCTGAAGAGAACAAGGTTGTCTTCAAGGTTGCCAACGATGCAACGAAGCCGGAAATCAAGGCCGCGGTCGAAGCACTGTTCGGCGTCAAAGTCACGGCAGTGAATACCCTGGTCCGCAAGGGCAAGGTAAAGCGCTTCCGCGGACGTCTTGGCCGCCAGTCCGACTTCAAGAAGGCCGTCGTTACGCTGCAGGAAGGTCACGCAATTGACGTGACCACCGGGCTCTGA
- the rplD gene encoding 50S ribosomal protein L4: MELQVKTLEGGAAGSITVSDEIFGLEPRTDLIHRVVRWQLAKRQAGTHKTLQRAEISGTTKKFVRQKGSGGARHGNKKAPQFRGGGKAFGPVVRDHGHDLPKKVRALGLKHALSAKAKADSIVVVEDAKAAEAKTKALKAQLGKLGLTSALVIDGADVDNNFALASRNIPHVDVLPVQGINVYDILRANTLVLTKAAVSALEERFK, from the coding sequence ATGGAACTCCAGGTCAAGACCCTCGAAGGTGGGGCGGCCGGTTCGATCACGGTGTCTGACGAGATCTTCGGTCTCGAGCCGCGCACCGATTTGATCCACCGTGTGGTGCGCTGGCAGCTGGCCAAGCGTCAGGCAGGCACCCACAAAACGCTGCAACGCGCCGAGATTTCCGGTACGACGAAGAAATTCGTCCGCCAGAAGGGCTCCGGCGGTGCACGTCACGGCAACAAGAAGGCCCCGCAATTTCGTGGTGGTGGCAAGGCATTCGGTCCAGTCGTTCGCGATCATGGCCATGATCTGCCCAAGAAGGTTCGCGCCCTCGGCCTGAAGCATGCTCTGTCCGCCAAGGCGAAAGCCGACAGCATTGTTGTTGTCGAAGACGCCAAGGCAGCGGAAGCAAAGACCAAGGCTCTCAAAGCACAGCTCGGCAAACTCGGGCTGACCAGCGCCCTGGTCATCGACGGCGCAGACGTCGACAACAACTTCGCACTGGCCTCACGCAACATTCCACATGTGGATGTGCTGCCGGTTCAGGGCATCAACGTTTACGACATCCTGCGCGCCAACACTCTGGTGTTGACCAAGGCTGCGGTGTCCGCACTTGAGGAGCGCTTCAAATGA
- the rplC gene encoding 50S ribosomal protein L3, whose amino-acid sequence MRSGVIAQKVGMTRIYNDAGEHVPVTVLRLENCQVVAHRTDEKNGYTALQLGAGTRKVKNTPKALRGHFAVAKVEPKRTVAEFRVSADNMIDVGAEMTADHYVEGQFVDVTGTSIGKGFAGAMKRHNFGGGRASHGNSISHRSHGSTGQCQDPGRVFKGKKMAGHMGDARVTTQNLKVVRTDVERGLIMVEGSVPGAKGGWILVRDAIKKALPENVPVPGAFKASEATEAAGKESE is encoded by the coding sequence ATGCGTTCTGGAGTGATCGCTCAGAAAGTGGGCATGACCCGCATCTATAACGATGCAGGCGAGCATGTTCCGGTCACTGTTTTGCGGCTGGAAAACTGCCAGGTGGTTGCCCACCGGACTGACGAAAAAAATGGTTACACTGCGCTGCAGCTCGGCGCGGGTACCCGCAAAGTAAAGAATACGCCGAAGGCACTGCGCGGTCACTTTGCTGTCGCAAAGGTTGAGCCGAAGCGGACTGTCGCCGAATTCCGCGTTTCAGCGGACAACATGATCGACGTTGGCGCGGAAATGACCGCTGATCACTACGTCGAAGGCCAGTTCGTGGACGTGACCGGCACTTCCATCGGTAAGGGTTTTGCCGGTGCGATGAAGCGTCACAACTTCGGTGGTGGCCGCGCATCCCACGGTAACTCGATCTCGCACCGTTCACATGGTTCCACGGGTCAGTGTCAGGATCCGGGCCGCGTGTTCAAGGGCAAGAAAATGGCCGGTCACATGGGTGATGCCCGCGTGACCACGCAGAACCTGAAGGTTGTGCGCACTGATGTTGAGCGTGGCCTGATCATGGTCGAGGGCTCAGTTCCGGGCGCCAAGGGCGGCTGGATCCTAGTCCGCGACGCGATCAAAAAGGCGCTGCCGGAAAATGTTCCGGTTCCGGGTGCTTTCAAAGCTTCCGAAGCGACTGAGGCTGCCGGGAAGGAGAGTGAGTGA
- the rpsJ gene encoding 30S ribosomal protein S10, producing MNGQNIRIRLKAFDHRILDASTKEIVNTAKRTGAQVRGPVPLPTRIEKYTVLRGPHIDKKSRDQFEMRTHKRLLDIVDPTPQTVDALMKLDLAAGVDVEIKL from the coding sequence ATGAACGGTCAGAATATCCGGATCCGCCTCAAGGCGTTTGACCACCGTATTCTCGACGCCTCCACCAAGGAGATCGTCAATACGGCCAAGCGGACCGGTGCTCAGGTACGGGGTCCCGTGCCGCTGCCGACGCGGATTGAGAAGTACACGGTGCTTCGCGGACCGCATATCGATAAGAAAAGCCGCGATCAGTTCGAGATGCGTACGCACAAGCGTCTTCTCGACATCGTTGATCCGACGCCCCAGACGGTGGACGCGCTCATGAAGCTCGACCTGGCCGCTGGTGTCGACGTCGAGATCAAGCTCTAA
- the tuf gene encoding elongation factor Tu: protein MAKEKFERNKPHVNIGTIGHVDHGKTTLTAAITMTLAEAGGAEAKAYDEIDGAPEEKARGITISTAHVEYETENRHYAHVDCPGHADYVKNMITGAAQMDGAILVCSSADGPMPQTREHILLARQVGVPALVVFMNKVDQVDDEELLELVEMEIRELLSSYEFPGDDIPIVKGSALAAVENRDPEIGRDAIRELMAQVDDYIPTPERPKDQPFLMPIEDVFSISGRGTVVTGRVERGVINVGEEVEIVGIKDTQKTTVTGVEMFRKLLDSGEAGDNIGALIRGIGREDVERGQVLCKPGSVTPHTKFKAEAYILTKEEGGRHTPFFTNYRPQFYFRTTDVTGVVSLPEGTEMVMPGDNVSVDVELIVPIAMEEGLRFAIREGGRTVGAGVVASIIE from the coding sequence ATGGCGAAGGAAAAATTCGAGCGCAACAAGCCGCACGTTAACATTGGCACGATTGGCCACGTTGACCATGGCAAGACGACGCTGACCGCTGCAATCACGATGACGCTGGCAGAAGCTGGCGGCGCAGAAGCGAAAGCCTACGACGAGATCGACGGCGCGCCTGAAGAAAAGGCCCGCGGCATCACCATCTCCACGGCGCACGTTGAGTATGAGACGGAGAACCGTCACTACGCTCACGTTGACTGCCCTGGCCACGCCGACTACGTGAAGAACATGATCACGGGTGCGGCGCAGATGGACGGCGCGATCCTGGTCTGCTCTTCTGCAGACGGCCCGATGCCACAGACCCGCGAGCACATCCTGCTTGCGCGCCAGGTTGGCGTTCCGGCTCTTGTTGTTTTCATGAACAAGGTTGACCAGGTCGACGACGAAGAGCTTCTTGAGCTCGTCGAAATGGAAATCCGTGAGCTGCTGTCTTCCTACGAGTTCCCGGGCGACGACATTCCGATCGTCAAGGGTTCGGCTCTTGCAGCTGTTGAGAACCGCGATCCTGAAATCGGCCGTGATGCGATCCGTGAGCTGATGGCGCAGGTTGACGACTACATCCCGACGCCGGAGCGTCCGAAGGATCAGCCGTTCCTGATGCCGATCGAAGACGTGTTCTCGATCTCCGGCCGCGGTACTGTTGTGACCGGCCGTGTTGAGCGCGGTGTGATCAATGTGGGTGAGGAAGTCGAGATCGTCGGCATCAAGGACACCCAGAAGACGACGGTTACCGGCGTTGAAATGTTCCGCAAGCTGCTGGACAGCGGTGAAGCGGGCGACAACATCGGTGCGCTGATCCGCGGTATTGGCCGTGAGGACGTTGAGCGTGGCCAGGTTCTTTGCAAGCCGGGTTCTGTGACCCCGCACACGAAGTTCAAGGCAGAAGCCTACATCCTGACGAAGGAAGAAGGTGGCCGTCATACGCCGTTCTTCACCAACTACCGTCCGCAGTTCTACTTCCGCACGACGGACGTTACGGGTGTTGTTTCTCTGCCGGAAGGCACGGAAATGGTGATGCCGGGCGACAACGTGTCGGTTGACGTTGAGCTGATCGTGCCGATCGCCATGGAAGAAGGCCTGCGCTTCGCGATCCGCGAAGGTGGCCGTACCGTCGGCGCCGGCGTCGTCGCATCCATCATCGAATAA
- the fusA gene encoding elongation factor G, with protein sequence MSRTHKIEDYRNFGIMAHIDAGKTTTTERILYYTGKSHKIGEVHDGAATMDWMEQEQERGITITSAATTAFWNDKRLNIIDTPGHVDFTIEVERSLRVLDGAVALLDANAGVEPQTETVWRQADKYNVPRMIFVNKMDKLGADFDRCVTMIKERLGATPLVMQLPVGAESEFAGCVDLLKMKALIWQAENLGAAWDEVDIPADLADRAQEMHDALIETAVEVDEEAMEAYLEGEEPTMEKLKELIRKGTINGDFVPIFCGSAFKNKGVQPLLDAVVDFLPSPVEVPAIKGIDPKTEAEVERKSSDEEPLGLLAFKIANDPFVGSLTFCRIYSGVLNKGSSLLNTVKDKRERVGRMMQMHSNSRDDIDVAYAGDIVAIAGLKDTTTGDTLCDPLKPVILERMEFPEPVIEIAVEPKTKGDQEKMGLALNRLAAEDPSFRVKTDEESGQTIIAGMGELHLDIIVDRMKREFKVEANIGAPQVAYRETITKVADVDYTHKKQSGGSGQFARIKLTIEPAEPNEGYVFESKVVGGNVPKEYIPGVTKGIESVMSSGPLAGFPMLDIKATLTDGAYHDVDSSVLAFEIAGRAGFREAIQKAGPKLLEPIMKVEVVTPEDYMGDVIGDLNSRRGQIAGTENRGIVTVITAMVPLANMFGYVNNLRSMSQGRAQYSMVFDHYEQVPQAVAEEVQAKYA encoded by the coding sequence ATGTCGCGCACGCATAAAATCGAGGACTACCGTAACTTCGGCATCATGGCTCACATCGATGCCGGCAAGACCACTACGACCGAGCGGATCCTCTACTACACAGGCAAAAGCCACAAGATCGGCGAAGTTCATGATGGCGCTGCCACCATGGACTGGATGGAGCAGGAGCAGGAGCGTGGAATCACGATCACTTCTGCTGCTACGACCGCGTTCTGGAACGACAAGCGCCTGAACATCATCGACACCCCGGGCCACGTTGACTTCACCATTGAGGTTGAGCGTTCTCTGCGTGTTCTCGATGGCGCGGTTGCTCTTCTAGATGCAAACGCCGGTGTTGAGCCGCAGACCGAGACTGTCTGGCGTCAGGCCGACAAGTACAACGTTCCGCGGATGATCTTCGTCAACAAGATGGACAAGCTGGGCGCTGATTTCGATCGCTGTGTCACCATGATCAAGGAGCGCCTCGGCGCAACGCCTCTGGTCATGCAGCTGCCGGTTGGCGCTGAGAGCGAATTCGCCGGCTGTGTCGACCTTCTGAAAATGAAGGCGCTCATCTGGCAAGCAGAAAACCTGGGCGCTGCCTGGGACGAAGTCGACATTCCGGCCGATCTTGCTGATCGCGCACAGGAAATGCACGACGCTCTGATCGAAACCGCTGTCGAAGTCGACGAAGAAGCAATGGAAGCTTACCTGGAAGGTGAAGAGCCGACCATGGAAAAGCTGAAAGAGCTGATCCGCAAGGGCACCATCAATGGTGACTTTGTGCCGATCTTCTGCGGGTCCGCGTTCAAGAACAAGGGCGTTCAGCCGCTGCTTGACGCTGTTGTCGATTTTCTGCCGAGCCCGGTCGAAGTTCCGGCCATCAAGGGCATCGATCCGAAGACCGAAGCTGAAGTCGAGCGCAAGTCGTCCGACGAAGAGCCGCTTGGTCTGTTGGCATTCAAGATCGCCAACGACCCATTCGTCGGCTCGCTGACCTTCTGCCGCATCTATTCCGGAGTGCTGAACAAGGGCTCGTCCCTTCTCAACACCGTGAAGGACAAGCGCGAGCGCGTCGGCCGGATGATGCAGATGCACTCCAACTCCCGCGACGACATCGACGTGGCCTATGCAGGCGACATCGTGGCGATTGCAGGTCTGAAAGACACCACGACCGGCGACACCCTGTGTGACCCGCTGAAGCCGGTGATCCTGGAGCGTATGGAATTCCCCGAGCCGGTGATCGAGATCGCCGTCGAGCCGAAGACCAAAGGCGACCAGGAAAAGATGGGCCTTGCCCTGAACCGCCTGGCTGCAGAAGATCCGTCCTTCCGCGTTAAAACGGATGAAGAGTCCGGTCAGACCATCATCGCCGGCATGGGCGAGCTGCACCTGGACATCATCGTCGACCGCATGAAGCGCGAATTCAAGGTCGAGGCGAACATTGGTGCACCTCAGGTTGCCTACCGTGAAACCATCACCAAGGTTGCGGATGTGGATTACACCCACAAGAAGCAGTCCGGTGGTTCCGGTCAGTTCGCTCGCATCAAGCTCACCATTGAGCCTGCAGAGCCGAACGAAGGTTATGTCTTTGAGAGCAAGGTTGTCGGCGGTAACGTCCCGAAGGAATATATCCCGGGTGTTACGAAGGGTATCGAGAGTGTCATGTCTTCCGGTCCTCTGGCAGGCTTCCCGATGCTCGACATCAAGGCAACCCTGACCGACGGCGCCTACCATGACGTCGACTCCTCCGTTCTGGCCTTCGAAATCGCCGGCCGTGCCGGTTTCCGCGAAGCAATCCAGAAGGCCGGCCCGAAACTGCTCGAGCCGATCATGAAGGTCGAGGTTGTCACACCTGAAGACTACATGGGTGACGTTATCGGTGACCTGAACTCCCGCCGCGGCCAGATCGCCGGCACGGAGAACCGGGGCATTGTGACAGTCATCACCGCGATGGTTCCGCTCGCCAACATGTTTGGCTACGTGAACAATCTGCGTTCCATGTCTCAAGGCCGCGCCCAGTACTCGATGGTGTTCGATCACTACGAACAGGTGCCGCAGGCTGTCGCCGAAGAGGTTCAGGCGAAATACGCCTGA
- the rpsG gene encoding 30S ribosomal protein S7 → MSRRHRAEKREINPDPKFGDVVVTKFMNSIMYDGKKSTAERIVYGAFDVVENKTRENPIEVFHAALENVMPQVEVRSRRVGGATYQVPVEVRTDRRQALAIRWLITAARNRNETTMVDRLSGELLDAANNRGTAVKKREDTHRMADANRAFSHYRW, encoded by the coding sequence ATGTCCCGTCGTCACCGCGCTGAAAAACGCGAAATCAACCCGGATCCGAAATTCGGGGATGTCGTCGTCACGAAGTTCATGAACTCCATCATGTACGACGGCAAGAAGTCCACCGCCGAGCGCATCGTTTACGGTGCATTCGACGTTGTCGAGAACAAGACCCGCGAGAACCCGATCGAGGTTTTCCATGCGGCTCTTGAAAATGTCATGCCGCAAGTGGAAGTTCGCTCCCGCCGTGTTGGTGGTGCGACCTACCAGGTCCCGGTTGAGGTTCGCACAGACCGCCGTCAGGCTCTCGCGATCCGCTGGTTGATCACCGCTGCGCGCAACCGCAACGAAACCACGATGGTTGATCGCCTCTCCGGTGAATTGCTCGATGCGGCAAACAACCGTGGTACCGCAGTTAAGAAGCGCGAAGATACGCACCGGATGGCTGATGCCAACCGCGCGTTCTCGCACTATCGCTGGTAA
- the rpsL gene encoding 30S ribosomal protein S12 has translation MPTINQLIRKPRKDPPKRNKVPAMEACPQKRGVCTRVYTTTPKKPNSALRKVAKIRLTNGFEVIGYIPGEGHNLQEHSVVMIRGGRVKDLPGVRYHIIRGVLDTQGVKDRKQRRSKYGAKRPK, from the coding sequence ATGCCGACCATCAACCAGTTGATCCGCAAGCCGCGGAAAGATCCGCCGAAGCGGAACAAGGTGCCGGCCATGGAGGCCTGCCCCCAGAAGCGTGGTGTCTGCACCCGCGTTTACACGACGACGCCGAAGAAGCCGAACTCGGCTCTGCGTAAGGTGGCCAAGATCCGCCTGACCAACGGCTTCGAAGTCATTGGCTACATCCCGGGTGAAGGTCACAACCTTCAGGAACACTCGGTGGTGATGATCCGCGGCGGCCGCGTGAAGGACTTGCCGGGTGTGCGCTACCACATCATCCGTGGTGTGCTCGATACCCAGGGCGTCAAGGATCGTAAGCAGCGCCGTTCGAAATACGGCGCCAAGCGGCCGAAGTAA
- a CDS encoding regulator, producing the protein MNDNEVDLDPVVYIVIGRVWESEDALPEDAITIHALLTAPDDDDAVRRTLEALQGQGFAEAELDQIGVMDGEPDDPLHEGAYQDALAGNVAIVTFTG; encoded by the coding sequence ATGAACGACAACGAAGTCGACCTTGATCCTGTCGTCTATATCGTCATCGGCCGTGTCTGGGAAAGTGAAGACGCACTTCCTGAGGACGCCATTACGATCCATGCGCTGCTGACGGCACCTGACGACGATGACGCGGTGCGCAGAACACTTGAAGCCCTGCAGGGACAGGGCTTTGCGGAAGCCGAGCTTGATCAGATCGGCGTGATGGATGGCGAACCTGACGATCCGCTCCATGAGGGGGCATATCAGGACGCGCTTGCCGGAAATGTTGCGATTGTGACTTTCACCGGCTGA